DNA from Algisphaera agarilytica:
CCAGTTGGTCGGCCTCGAAATCGAAAAACTCGTCAACGACTACACCAAGCTCGTCGGCGAGATCGAAGACCTCGAAGACATCCTGGCCAACCCCAAGCGGGTCGAGGCGATCATCCTCGAACAGATCGCCGATCTCAAAGCCAAACACGCCAACCCCCGCCGCACGATCATCGAAGACGGCGAAGCCAACGACCTCGACATGGCCGCGCTCACGCCGGTCGAGCAGGTCGTGGTGACCATCACCCACTCGGGCTACGTCAAGCGTCTACCCTCGGCCGAGTACAAGACTCAGGGCCGCGGAGGCAAGGGCGTCATCGGTTCGAAATCGAAGGAAGACGACTTCACCGAAGAAGTCTTCGTCGCCAGCACGCACGACGACCTGCTCTGCTTCACCAACACCGGCCGGGTCTTCAAGCTCAAGGTGTTCAACATCCCCGAGGCCGGGCGCACCAGCCGCGGCCGGGCGATCGTGAACATGATCAAGCTGCAGGACGGCGAGCGGGTGGTCGAGTTCATGCCGATCGCCGACTTCGAGAAGGGCGAAGACTTCCTGCTGTTCGCCACCGCCAACGGCCTGGTGAAGCGCACCGCCCTGGCGGACTACCGCAACGTCAACAGCTCGGGCCTGATCGCGCTGAACCTCCGCGACGGCGACTCGCTCGTCGGCGTGAAGTGGGTCAGCGAAGACGACCACATCCTCCTCGGCACCGCGTCGGGCATGGCCATCCGCTTCCAGGCCGAGGACGCACGGGCGATGGGCCGTAACGCCAGCGGCGTGAAGGGCATCGACCTGTCCAAGGACGACAAGGTCGTCGGCGTCATCCGCTGTGCCCCCGAGAACAACGCGGCCGACCTACTGACCGTTACCGAAAACGGCTACGGCAAGCGGACCCCGCTGATCGAGTACCTCGTCCAATCCGAAGACGGCAGCACCCGGCCGCAGGGACGCGGCGGCAAGGGCCGACGCGACATCCAGACCACCGCCCGCAACGGCAACGTGGTCGCTCTGCGTCGCATTACCGAGGCCGACGACCTGATGCTGATCACGGTCAACGGCATGATCGTCCGCATCAACGCCGGGACCGTCCGCCAGACCAAACGTGCCTCGGCGGGTGTCCGCGTCATCAGCCTGGCCTCCGGCGACAAGCTCGTCGGTGTGGCCCGGGTCAAAGACGAAGACAACCAGGACGACTCCGGGCCTTCCGACAACGGCTCAGCTTCTACCGAAGACACCGAGTCCACCGACGAATAGTTCCCCTCACCCACCGACCCGTTTGAATGAGGAATCCGTATGCCGCTGCAAAAATGGTCTGATCAGATCTGGGTGAGCCAGATGTCACAGGAACCTTCGTTCTCCGAAGAGATCGAAGTCCTCAAAACCCAATACGCCGCCGCGGACGAACCACCGCATGTGGTGATCGACCTGTCCCAAGTGCCGGTTCTGAACAGCTCGAATATCTCGCAGATGCTGGAGATCCGAAAGCTCGCCACCGATCAGGGCCGGAAGGTCAAAATCGCCGGTCCGACCGATGCGGTGTGGTCGGTCTTCCTGACGGCGAGCCTGGACAAGGTGTTCGAGTTTTCCCAAGACACCTCGATCGCACTGGCGGAGCTGCAGATCCTCGGGTGATCACGCCGACTGACAGCGAACACTTAACACATAAACAAAACCGGCGGCGAGTCATGGCTCGCCGCCGGTTGTCGTTTGTCTTGAATGGCACCGGTGATTAGTTGAGCTGGTCGCCATAGGTACGGAAGGCCTGGGCCAAGCCCTGGGTGGCCTGCCCGACGACGTCTTCGCCGGTCATTTCTTCGGTTTGAGCGAGGCCGTCGGTGATGACTTCGCGGGCCTGCTTGGCGAGCTCGGCGGCCTGGTTGGCGTACTGGTCGCGTTTGCTCTGGAACTCGGCCGCAGCCGGTGCGCCTGCCACCGCGGGGCTTTCGAGGACCGAGGCCAGCATCTGGCTGAAGTCACCGGCGTAGTTGGCGTGGCGGCTGAGCACACCCGCCAACTCGGCCTTGGCACCGAGTTGTTCAAAACGCAGCGTCTTCCTGTCGGCCGCGTCCGCAAAGCGGATGGCGGAATCGAGCTGGGAGATCGCATCGTTCATGCCCGCCGTCGCAGCAGCGAGGTTGGCATCGACATTATCGTTGTAGAGCCCGACCAGCAGGTCGACACCCTCGGCGACGTTGGTCATGCCCAGCACACGCTCGCCCCCAGCCGAATCCAGGTCACGCGCGGCCGCAGCGCCTTCTGCTTCGACCCGCTTCTTGAGCTCGGTCAACTGGGCGGACATCTTGTCCCAAAGCTCGATTTCTTTTTTCAGCGAAGCGATCTGCTCCGAAACGAGCTTGGCGGTGATTTCTTGTTCTTGGGCCAGGCGTTGTGCTTCCTGGGCGTCGATCTCAGCCGAGTACGCCTTGGTGAAGACTTCCTGCTTGACCTCGTCGTTGGGCGCGACGCGCGATTGCTCTTCGAACTCCTGGGCCCGCGTCAGGTGGCTGGCCGCCTGGCCGTTGAACTTCTCGGCGTTGAGCGTGGCCGCCTCACGTTGCACAGAGAGCTCGGCGAGGCTGGCGTTGACCGCGGCCTTGCTCTGCTTGATGAGGCCTTGGCCCTCGTCGAGGGCTGCGATGATTTCGCCGCCGTCACCGGTGCGAGACACGATCAGAGCGTTGATCCGCTGAACGGTCCCGAGCTGGTTGAACAACCCGGCGCTCTGGCCGTTGATCTGGGTGAAGCCTTTGGCGGCCTTGTCGATCGAGGCGTTGGCCTTGGACGAACTCACGCCCGCCAGGAGGCGGTGTGCACCGGACTTGGCCAGCTGGTCCACGTCCTGAGCGATCACGGCCTTGAGCTTGGACTCGGCCTCAGACAACAGGTCCATCCGGGCCTTGCTGTAGTCGCCTTCGCCGTACGCGAAGCCCTGCTCGGCCTCGTCGAGGACGGTAATCGCTTCGCCCAACTCGGCACGGGCCTTGGCGGTCTGAGCGATCTGTTCATCGCACCCCACCATCGCCCCGGTCAGCGAAATCGATCCGGCCAGCATCAAAAATTTCAGTCGGGTCACGCGGCAAGCCCTTTCGTACGAATCAGATGAAACAAGACTGCAGAGGGTTAATCGTTGGAACGTCATAGGATAACGCATCACGCCCCCCCGCAACAGCCCAGCCGTCATTTCCCCGCCGAATCCCTAACCGCGTCGCGCCTGGCCCGCCGAGACGCCCAAAACCCGCTCGCCAGCCCCGGAATCCGAGATATTTCACCACGGCCACGGGAGCGGGGCCAACGCGTAATTATCAGCCCTAGGTTCACTCCAATTCGTCGGACAGAGCCGGCGTGATGCCGTAGTCGAGGTCTTCCTTGAAGAGGGAATCGATCCAGTCGACGTAACGCTGGTACTCCGTGTCGTCGGTCGAGCTGAAGGCGGGCTTCCAGCCCGGGATGTCGGGGGCGGGGAAACGGGCCGACTCGCGGGCCAGGCCCCACTGCAGCATCAGCGACAGCTTGGGGTTGGCCCGGTCGATCATGGGGGTGCCCTCGTAGCGGAACTGGGTCAGGCGGTAGAAGTTGGTGTACGCCTCGGCCTCGTCTTCGGGGCGTTTGTTGAACAGCGACAGGCCGGGGATCTCGCCGTGCCCGAAGGTCGGCGCGAAATAGCGTGCGACGTATTGCGGGTTCACGGTGCGTCGGAACCGAGCGAGCGGCGTCGGCTCCTGCCGGACGTCCACCTGGTCGTAGAGGTCGCGGGCCTGGACCCGGAACATCAGGTCGAGCTGCTCGTGGCCGTCCAGCCGTTTGAACGCCCCGCGGTCTCGACGCCCGGTGGGCACCAAGCGGTTGTCGCTGTATTTCTGGAAGAACGAATCGAGGGTTTCGTCGGAGATAACGATCCTCGGCTCGGTCGAGAGGTCCACCTCGTAGACCTTGATCAGGTTGATCTGCCGAGACGAAAGAAACTCATCCCCCTCGACCTCGCCGCGTCGCTCGGGGCGTCGGGGCAGGTCTCGGCGAGGATTATCTGCGTCGTCGGCCCGGGTCTGTGCCAGCCGCTGATGGGCTTCCACGATCGCGAGCTCGTCACGCACCACCGGGTGCTCCGGGAAATCGCGGTCCAGCGACATCAACTCCAGCTTGGCCCAACGTAAGGCGTCGAGGTCCCGCATCTCTCGCGCAAGAGCCAGTCGGCCGGCAAGGTCATCCTTTGCCAATTCCGCACGTCGGCGTTGGTAAAGCTGCTCCGGGCTTTCGAGGATTTCGAATACCGCGATGTCTTCCTGGTCGAACGAGGCGTCGATGCCTTCCACGTTGAGCACCACCACCTCGGCGGTCTGCCGGATCAACTCCCCGCGGTAGACATTGCCGTCGTCGGTCTGGAGTCGGACGAGGGTCACCTCGGCGTTCGCCGATCCACTCACGGCCAACAGCCCAACCAAGCAGGCAGCCAACAACCACTTGGCAACACGATCGCGGATCGGAATGGGAAGCATGGCGGGCTCCGGACGTCGGGGGATGAATCGCTTGCCCCAAGCGATCCGATGGCTTGAGGGATAAACGATTATAAACCGCAGGGTCACCCCCCGGAAGACAATCGATAACGCCTCGGACGCGGAGGGGCGTCCTGAGTGTTCAAAAGTTGGAGGGCGGAATTAACGGTCGGGGCTGTATCGAGCTACCGGTCAAGCCGACTTGGCGGGGATCAATCGCCGCCGAGCAGGTCTTCGGCGAGGGTGATCAGGCGTTCGAGCCGAACGGGCTTGAGCAGGTAGCCGTCCACTTCGAGGTTCTCGGCGTACTGCTGGTGGCGCTTGCCCTCGTTGGCGGTGACCATGATCACGCGGGGTGCCGACTCGAACTTCTTGACCTTTTCGAGGACCAGGAAGCCCGAGCGCTTGGGCAGCATCATGTCCAGCACCACCAGGTCCGGCGGGTCGCCTTCACAGATACGGACCGCGGAGTTGCCGTCGCCGCAGACCTGGGTCAGGGCGCCTTCGGCTTGCAGGGCGTGGTCGATCGCGGCGCGGATCTCCGGGTCGTCGTCGACCACCAGGATCTTCTTGTCTTTCAGGCGCAGCGGTTCGTCTTGGTCGCTCATGGTGAATCTCTTTCTGTCGTGCCCTTGTGTGGCACGCTCAATCGGGGGGCGGGATCGGGACCCGGTCGGTCCGCACCCGGCACGGAAACGATACCCCCGATGCCGTACCGGAAAAACCCGCGGACGCCGGATTATGCCCAGCTCCCTGCCCCGGTCAAGCCGGGCAGGAAAAATCCCCGAGTCGTCCCGCCGCCGCGCCGGTTCAGGCCGTGTATTCCGGGGGCGGGTTTTCGAGCTGCCGCATGAGGTCGTCGGTCATCCACGGCAGACCTTCAAGGTTGGTCCGCAACGCCCGGGGGATGGGCTGGCCCTTCTTCTCGTGGCGGGGGCGGCTCTTCCACCGGCGGTGGCTCCAGAGGAACTGGTCGGGGCGGTCGCGGACCATGGTCTCAAACGCCCGGCAGTACCGCGCGGTGATGTAATAGAGCGGGTTGGGCTGGGCCTCCCAGTCTTCCGGGCGGATGATGTCGGTGATGCCCATCTCGAACTTGAAGTCTTGGCCGATGCGGTGGGCGTAGCCGCAGACGATCGGCGCGTTGTGGGTCATCGCCAACAGCCCGATGGATTTATAGGTGCTCGCAAAACGCCCGAAGAACGGCACGAAGATGCCCTTGTCCCCCGCGTTCTGGTCGGCGGTAAACGCCAACGCCCCGCCCTGCTCGAGGACCGAGACCATCCGCTCCGTAGCGTCGAACTTGGTCACGATCCGCATCCCCTGCTTCTCGCGGATGCCCAGCAGCCAATCATTGATCAGCTTGTTATCCAACGGCCGGGCGATCGTGTCCATGTCGTAGCCCAGGAGGGCCAAAAGATAGCCCAGGACTTCCCAGTTGCCCTGGTGCCCGGTGAGCAGGATGGTCGGGCCATCGGAATTGAGCAGATCGATCGCTTGGCCGAGGTTGACCATCTTGATGTGGTTCGGCCAGGAGTCGGCGTTGAGCACCTTCGGGGTGTGGAGGGTCTCGAACGCGAGCTGGATCAGGTGCTGCGTCGACTTCTTGGCACAGAGCCGGACCTGATCATCGGTCCAGTCGGGGAAGCACAGACGGATGTTGTGCTGAGCCCGCTTGCGGTGTTTAACGTCGAAGCGGTCGAGCTGCGCCCCGATGAACCGGGCGGTCTTCTGGCTCTGCTCGACCTCGAACCCGGTGACGGCAGTCGCCAGCAGACGGGCGAGGAGGTATTCGACCTTTTCGTAGACCGGTCCCCTCTGGGCCATGGAATCAGTCCCTGAGGCGGGCCGGTGTCAGGCACCCGCGCCGCGTGGCTTCAGCGTTCGAAGTAACCGATCAGGTCGAGGAAGCGGTTCTGGTTGAGCACCGGCACACCCAATTCGCGGGCCTTGGAGATCAGGTCTTGGTAGGCCTGATAGTTTTCCAGGGCGGTGCGGAACTCACGCATCTTGATGAGGTCGAGTTCGTCCTCGGGGCGATCGGGCAGCACGGGCTCGATGCCCAGCACCAGGTAGTCGGTGGCGTAGTCGAGTTCCTCGGAGATCAGGCCGTCGAAACGGGTCACCAGGCTACGGACCTTGTCGTTGCCGTTCTCATCGAGGTCGCCGTCGTAGTTCAGGTCGAACTGGCCGAAAACATGGAACGAATAGAGGCGGTTCGGGTCGTAGACGACGTTGACCAGGATGTCGCCGTCGTTCACGACCGCACGGGGCTTGCGTTGCACGATGCGGGCGATGGCGCTGTTGGAGTTGATGTTGATCACCTCAACGACCGCCTTGCCTTCGGCTTGGGGGTCTTCGATCTTGACCACGTCGCCAGCATCATAGACCTGGAAGGCCATGCCCAAACGTAGGTTCGCGTCGCGGCCGATGTCGAGATAGATCTTGTTCTGGTCGGGGATCTGGGCCACGACGGTGGCGTCGGCCAGGGTCACGGGGATGTCTTCGGGACGTTTGCCACGCAGGACTTCGATGGTTTCACGCAGCTCGATGACCGTCCGCTCGCTGGCGGATGCCTCGGCCTGAGCATCGCTGGTCCGTTTCTTCCACTCGTTGATCTGGGCGTCGTAGTTATCGACCACATCTTCGATCGAGGAATCGATCAGCGACTTGAGGTTGGTGTTCTCTTGGGAAATCGCGCTGACCGTGGATTCCAGGGCGGTCACCTGAGCGGTGAGCTGTTTGGCTTGGGCGTCCTTCGCATCAACGGTCTGCTGGAGGTCGGCCTGGGCCTTCTGGGTGGCCTCGGTCTGGGTCTGAAGCTGGGCCTCGGCCGCGTTCCGGGCATTCGTCTGGGCCCCGAGATCGCTCTGCAGGACACCGATCTGGGTGTCACGCTCGCCGACGGCGTTAAGCAGCTTGCGGACGGCCGTCCCCGAGCCTTCCGCAGTCAGCGCGGTGTAGGCGGGGTCGTTGCTGTCGGCACTATTGCGGACCGAATTCAACTCTGATTGGGCCGCTTCTGCGGCTTGTTCAGCGGCTTCAACCTTCGTATAGAACACGATGGCGAGGATCATGGAGATGAAGAAGCCAGCCCCAAAAAGGACCAAGCCCCAGATCGATCCGGTGCTGCCTCCGCCTGAACGTGCGCGTGCCATATGCAAACTCCTGAGAAACCAAAGGGGGCAACCCGCCGAACGCGGTGCCGGGAAGTTGTAAGTGTCTCCCCCGGATCGGTTTTCGTCAAGCCTCGCCCGTCCGAAGCCCCGGATTTACCGGACGCAGCGGGCGGGCCCGGAAAACGGGTCCCCAGACGCGGAGGACCCCGAGCCGCCGGGCGTGACGGATCAGTCCATCTCGAAACGGTCGTCGAAGAGCTCGACGGTCATCTCGATCTCGACCGGGGCGTCCAGCGGCAGCGAGACGCAGCCCACCGCGGAGCGGGCGTGGTTGCCCTTCGGGCCCAGGACCTCCTGCAGCAGGCTGCTGGCGGCGTCGGCCACGAGGTGCTGATCCGTAAACTCCGGCGTGCTGGCGACAAACACGCCCACGCGGACCACCTGCTGGAACTTGCCCGTCAGGTGCCCGCTGAGCTCCGATTCGATCGCCGACAGGGCGTTGAGCACGCACTGCCGGGCACACTGCTTGGCGGTGTCCAGATCGACTTCGCCACCGACCTTGCCGGTCGCCAGCAGGCTCCCGTCGTCGGTCTTGGGCAGCTGGCCGCTGATGTACAGGGTGAAGTGGCTCTCGTTGGTGACGCGGTAGTTCGCGACCGCCGCGGGCACAGGCGGGAGTGTGAGGCCGAGTTGTTGGATCTTGGGTTGCAGGCTCATGCCGATAGTGTGGCCGGGCTAGGGGGTGGTGTCGAGTGTTAGTTTTCCCGTAACCCTACTCTGAGTTGGTCAGTCACCGCATCGCAACCTCACCCCAGGCCTTGGCACGCTCGATCGCGTCGGCCACCTGATCGATGGTGTAGAAGTCGGCCTTGAACACCTCGTTGCCCTGTCCGTCCAGCACCACCAGCAGCGGGATCGTTACGCGCCCCATCTTCTTGAGCAGGTTGTTCCCGTCGACGTTACGGCGGGATGTGATATCGACCTTCACCGGAGCAACACCAGGCTCGCGAAGCAACGCGGTAATCCGATCGCTTTCGAGCACGGCTTTTTCCAGAGCTTTGCAGTTGAGGCACCACTCGGCGGTGAAGTCGAGTAGTACGACACGCCCCGCGTCTTGCTGCTCGGCGAGCCGGTCCGGGGTGTAATAAATCCACGGGATCCCTTCATCAAGCAATTCGTCGCCCGCTGCGCTCCCCCGTGCCGTATCTGGCCAGGCATTTGCGGCACCAAGCCAAACCCCAGAGGCGATCAACAACAGACCGGAAACCGACACGAAACGCCGCCCACCCGAGGTCTGGCAGACCTTCGTCACCCCCCGCAGGATTAGCCAAATCCCCGCCGCCGCCACCAAAGCCCCCACGAACCACCAATGCAGTTGGCTGTTGGCTTGCGTGCCGTCGGAGGTCAAGGCGACAATGCCCACGCCTAAAAAGAATGCCGCGGCCGCGAGCATCAGGATGCCCATGGTCTGCTTGAGCAGTTCGCTTCCCGCCCCGGCCCTGGGCATCTTGTTGACGAGTTCAGGAAACAGCGTCAGCAAGAGATATGGCAAAGCCATACCAAGGCCCAAAGCCGCAAACACCAAGAGCACGGTCACGACACCCTGCAGTGTTGCCCACGCGACCGCAGCCCCCATCAAAGGGCCGGCACAGGGTGTCGCCAGCACGGCGGTCATGATCCCAAAACCAAAAGATCCCGTCACCGTATCTCCGGTTGGGTTTATCTGGTAGACCGCACGCGGCAGATTGATCGTGAACACACCCAGCATCGAGACGGCCAAAACCGCAATCACAACCCCCACAGCAAGATTAAATTCGGGGTTCTGAAAAAGCTTGCTGATGGTGTCAAATTGTTTGAAAACCACCATCGCCCCACCGATCACCAGCCAGAAGCCGATGATGCCTGACGCCATGACCAGCGCCAGCAGAATCGTTCGTTTACGCCCCCCGGCGGCGTTGCCGTGCTGCGCAAGGCTCATCACTTTCAGGGGCACCACCGGCAAGACGCAAGGCGTAAAATTTAAAATAAAACCCGCAGCCAACGCCACCGCCAATTTCTGAAAGAGAAACAGAGCCAACCATCCGCTGGGCATCGATTGATCCGACGGCTCAGCCGAGTTATCTTCGATTACTTGCGTTGGTTCTGGCACATCAAGGGGCTCACCTATCGCCGCCCAACCCGCCGGATCAAAACCAGCGAAAAGGTCCTGAGTCGCTTGATCAGATTCAGCGAGCTCGGTACCAACGGGTAACACCTCGATCGACGTCGAAAGCTCAATCACCTCCGGCATCAGACACACCTTCGGGTCACAAGCCTGCACCTCGAGCTCAAGCTTGAAATCCAACGTCCCCGCCTCGACCTCCGGGCTCAGCAGCAGCGGGACGTAGAGCACCACCTGGCCCTCGTAGACCAGGATGTCCTGGTCGGCGTACTCCACCGCGTAGGGCTTGGGCTCGGGGTATTGCACCTGGCCGACCTGAACGCCCGCCGGGGGATCGATCAGTTTCAGGGTTGTGGGGTATTGCCCGGGGAACCACGTGGGGCCGCTGCGGGGCGGATCGGGGTTAATGTGGTATTTGTCGGCGATGTCGATCACCACCGCAATCGCTGTGGGGCTGCCGGTGTGGGTCTGGCCCGCGATCATCACCGCCTCGGCGGTCACAGGCTGGCTCGGCTCGAGGAGCCCAAAGTCCAGGGTCTGGCCGGACGTGTTTGCTCCGCCGAAACCGAGCAGAAGAAGCACGGCGAGGCAGAAGATGAATCGGGAGTGATAGTTCATGGCAAGCCTTCTTCCCATCCTAGCCCACCCCGACCCGGTGCAGTGAATTCGAGTCCGCCCAAAACGCGCCGCCGGGGGCTACCCCGACGGGCGAGATCGATGTCGTGTGGGTTTACGCCGACGGCATGGCTTCGTTGATGGCCTTGACCATGTCCTTGAAACCCATGTCTTTGGTGAGCTTGGCCGCGACGCTCATGTCTTTGGGGTTGATCACGAGGATGAAGCCGGTCTTTCCGCCGAATTCGTCCCAGACCTCGCCGCCGCCCATGGCGTTCATGAGGTAGCCCGCCTGCTCTCGGCCGGGCGTCGTCGTCTGGTCGAGGTTCACGAACAACACCGGCTCGCTGTCGAGCTTGGTGGTGAGGTCCTCGAAGGTGTCGCCCATCGCCTTGCACGAGCCGCACCAGTCCGCGTGGAACTTGACCACGACCAGCTCGGCCTTAGCGCTCTTCTTCTCATCCGCGTCGCCCGCCACCGCCGTCGACACGTTCAACGCGCCCACCACGATCATCGCCAAGGCCAACATCCCGATTGCACTGATCCGCTTCATCTTGAGTCTCCAGAAAAAGGTTGAAAGAAGTACGAGTCAAAAATTCATCGCGAGCGGGCCAGGCCCATGACCAGCCCGGCCTCGGTCCAGAGTTCGACGTCGACGCCGTCGACCGTCGCGGTTGCGGGGTCGAGCTGGGCCAGGCGCTCATCGGGGCGGACCTGGTAGAGCGTGTACGCCCCGCCGTCGGCATCCACCACGCGGAGCTGCGCGGCCATGCACCCCTGCACCGAGCAGTAACGCCCGCCCTGGAGGCTCAGGCCGCGCTCGGCGAGCGAGGCGGGCTCGATCGGGGTGAAGCCGAGCTTGTCGCTCATGAGCGAGAGGTCGGAAAAGACCACGGCTTCGTAATCGGGTTTGAGCGTCTTATTGTGGTTCAGCGCAATCTCCTGGGCGACCACACGGGTCAACCCCTCGCCGCCGGGCCACGCGAATACACCGCCGAGGACCAACGCCAGCAGCAAACCCGCCGCCAGGGCCATGCCCCTGGGCGACCCCGCCCAGAATGCCAGACCACGGGCAGCCCCCCCAGGCCGCCCGCGTCCGGGCGATGTCGCTTCGATGTCCCCGAGAATCTGGTTCAACTTCTCGGGGCGTAGCGTCTGCGATTCGTAGTAGGCGCGGACCTCGTCGCGGACGTCGGATTGGCGTTCATGATCGTTCATTGTTCCGCCTTTCTTCTGCTGGAGGTCTGGAGGTCGGATGCGGCCGGCTCACCCAAGCGGTCGCGGAGTTTCTTGCGGGCCCGGTGCAGCAGGCTGAGCACCGTGCCGCGTGGTCGGCCGAGCTGCTTGGCGGTCTCTCGGGCGGTGTACCCCTCGACCCAGGCCAGGAGGACCGCTTCGCGTTCGTCGTCGCTCAGGCAACGCAGCGCCGCCTCGACTGAGTCGGTCTGCACCAGCGTGGCCAGGACCCCGCCCTGGGCGTCCTCAGCGAACCGATACGCCTCGTCGCCCGTCTGCGTCTGGGGTCGGCGCTGCTGCTGGCGGTAGGCGTCGATGAACCGGTGCTTGATCGCCCGGAACAGCAGCCGACGCTTCCACGGGCCATCGGTCTTGGCCAGCGACAGGCACGCCTCGTGGAGCACGTCCTCCGCCGCCTCACGCTGGCGGGTCAACGCCAGGGCGTAGCGGTACCCGCTCTGGAGCAGGTCCTGCAGGTCTTCGGGTTCACGCGACATCGCCTTCACACCCTCACCAACGCCGATCGGGGCCGATTTGATTGCACGAATCCGAAAAAATCCGGATTTGCAGACGATCACGCCCGTTGCCCGATAAAACCGTGTTGAGACTGCGCTTGCGTTAAGCCCTCCCGACGAGGCCCGCAGCGGTTTTTGAGACGAAACGAATGGCAGAAGTCCTTGACCAGAATGAAGTTGACGCCCTGCTGGCCGCCGTGGATGCCGACGAGAGCGCTGCGGAAGCGTCCAACGAGGCGAAGGTGTTTTCCACCCGCCGCCGCCCCGGCGACGAAGACCTCGAAATCCGCAGCTACGACTTCAAACGCCCCGAACGGGTCTCCAAGGACCAGATGCGGGCCCTGGAAAACCTCCACGAGGCGTTCAGCCGGAACTTCGGGGCCGCCCTCTCAGGCTTCCTCCGCACGATTATGGAGGTCAAGGTCGCCAACATCGAGCAGATGACCTTCAGCGAGTTCACCCACTCGCTGCCCAACCCGACCTGCTTCAATCTGCTGTCCTGCGATCCGCTGGAGGGCAACATCTGCTTCGAGATCAGCCCGCTGATCATCTACCCCGTCATCGACCGCCTGCTGGGCGGGTCCAACGCCGAGCTGTTCATCCCCCAGCGTCCGCTGACCGCGATCGAAAACCGCCTGGTCAGTCAGATCCTGGCCCGGGCGATGACCGCGTTGCACGAGGCCTGGGCCAACATCATCGAGGCCGACTTCAAGCTCGAAGAGACCGAGTCCAACCCCGCGCTGGTCCAGATCGTCCCGCCCAACGAGGTGGTCGTCGTGGTGGGCTTCGAGCTGAAGATGGGCAGCCGGGCGGGCACGATGAGCCTGTGCATCCCATATGCCGTGATCGAGCCGGTCGTGGACAAGCTCAGCAGCCAATCCTGGTCGAGCTACAAGAAGCTCACCCGCGACGATCAGCTC
Protein-coding regions in this window:
- a CDS encoding RidA family protein, which produces MSLQPKIQQLGLTLPPVPAAVANYRVTNESHFTLYISGQLPKTDDGSLLATGKVGGEVDLDTAKQCARQCVLNALSAIESELSGHLTGKFQQVVRVGVFVASTPEFTDQHLVADAASSLLQEVLGPKGNHARSAVGCVSLPLDAPVEIEMTVELFDDRFEMD
- a CDS encoding RNA polymerase sigma factor — protein: MSREPEDLQDLLQSGYRYALALTRQREAAEDVLHEACLSLAKTDGPWKRRLLFRAIKHRFIDAYRQQQRRPQTQTGDEAYRFAEDAQGGVLATLVQTDSVEAALRCLSDDEREAVLLAWVEGYTARETAKQLGRPRGTVLSLLHRARKKLRDRLGEPAASDLQTSSRRKAEQ
- a CDS encoding STAS domain-containing protein; this translates as MPLQKWSDQIWVSQMSQEPSFSEEIEVLKTQYAAADEPPHVVIDLSQVPVLNSSNISQMLEIRKLATDQGRKVKIAGPTDAVWSVFLTASLDKVFEFSQDTSIALAELQILG
- the fliM gene encoding flagellar motor switch protein FliM; its protein translation is MAEVLDQNEVDALLAAVDADESAAEASNEAKVFSTRRRPGDEDLEIRSYDFKRPERVSKDQMRALENLHEAFSRNFGAALSGFLRTIMEVKVANIEQMTFSEFTHSLPNPTCFNLLSCDPLEGNICFEISPLIIYPVIDRLLGGSNAELFIPQRPLTAIENRLVSQILARAMTALHEAWANIIEADFKLEETESNPALVQIVPPNEVVVVVGFELKMGSRAGTMSLCIPYAVIEPVVDKLSSQSWSSYKKLTRDDQLRERMAGSLDSAQVDVSAVMANTTMTLHDLVNLQVGDLILTDKPATSPLALTVEGKRKFIGQLGQHRGNRAYKVTRSIQPKDRV
- a CDS encoding protein-disulfide reductase DsbD family protein, whose amino-acid sequence is MTAEAVMIAGQTHTGSPTAIAVVIDIADKYHINPDPPRSGPTWFPGQYPTTLKLIDPPAGVQVGQVQYPEPKPYAVEYADQDILVYEGQVVLYVPLLLSPEVEAGTLDFKLELEVQACDPKVCLMPEVIELSTSIEVLPVGTELAESDQATQDLFAGFDPAGWAAIGEPLDVPEPTQVIEDNSAEPSDQSMPSGWLALFLFQKLAVALAAGFILNFTPCVLPVVPLKVMSLAQHGNAAGGRKRTILLALVMASGIIGFWLVIGGAMVVFKQFDTISKLFQNPEFNLAVGVVIAVLAVSMLGVFTINLPRAVYQINPTGDTVTGSFGFGIMTAVLATPCAGPLMGAAVAWATLQGVVTVLLVFAALGLGMALPYLLLTLFPELVNKMPRAGAGSELLKQTMGILMLAAAAFFLGVGIVALTSDGTQANSQLHWWFVGALVAAAGIWLILRGVTKVCQTSGGRRFVSVSGLLLIASGVWLGAANAWPDTARGSAAGDELLDEGIPWIYYTPDRLAEQQDAGRVVLLDFTAEWCLNCKALEKAVLESDRITALLREPGVAPVKVDITSRRNVDGNNLLKKMGRVTIPLLVVLDGQGNEVFKADFYTIDQVADAIERAKAWGEVAMR
- a CDS encoding response regulator: MSDQDEPLRLKDKKILVVDDDPEIRAAIDHALQAEGALTQVCGDGNSAVRICEGDPPDLVVLDMMLPKRSGFLVLEKVKKFESAPRVIMVTANEGKRHQQYAENLEVDGYLLKPVRLERLITLAEDLLGGD
- a CDS encoding thioredoxin family protein, which translates into the protein MKRISAIGMLALAMIVVGALNVSTAVAGDADEKKSAKAELVVVKFHADWCGSCKAMGDTFEDLTTKLDSEPVLFVNLDQTTTPGREQAGYLMNAMGGGEVWDEFGGKTGFILVINPKDMSVAAKLTKDMGFKDMVKAINEAMPSA
- a CDS encoding lysophospholipid acyltransferase family protein, with product MAQRGPVYEKVEYLLARLLATAVTGFEVEQSQKTARFIGAQLDRFDVKHRKRAQHNIRLCFPDWTDDQVRLCAKKSTQHLIQLAFETLHTPKVLNADSWPNHIKMVNLGQAIDLLNSDGPTILLTGHQGNWEVLGYLLALLGYDMDTIARPLDNKLINDWLLGIREKQGMRIVTKFDATERMVSVLEQGGALAFTADQNAGDKGIFVPFFGRFASTYKSIGLLAMTHNAPIVCGYAHRIGQDFKFEMGITDIIRPEDWEAQPNPLYYITARYCRAFETMVRDRPDQFLWSHRRWKSRPRHEKKGQPIPRALRTNLEGLPWMTDDLMRQLENPPPEYTA